One Bufo gargarizans isolate SCDJY-AF-19 chromosome 3, ASM1485885v1, whole genome shotgun sequence DNA segment encodes these proteins:
- the KCNRG gene encoding potassium channel regulatory protein, which produces MSNPEVITLNVGGMNFTTTPSTLLRFPESKFAQMLDGSDRDFRIVSGQYFVDRDGTLFSYILDYLRTSQLTLPSDFSDYERLQREAEFYQIPSLAEQLGQESIYRPRMEILEVRFLLQETHAFFRIFCSCSSTVEALADRIVMYIEQPVGVQGWNFPYATQKPLAPIPLQRPSHHDLVFQCGTDYSTGDQFGARYVSIKPDQRKLLNGTNVLGLLLDILLKESFSLVSTRAVAAEEKVECYTFERKKRPEVLTITENPKPEKNVTIQMKQVKSNKKR; this is translated from the exons ATGAGCAACCCAGAAGTGATAACACTCAATGTGGGAGGCATGAATTTCACCACCACCCCTTCAACCCTTCTGAGATTTCCAGAGTCAAAATTTGCACAGATGCTGGATGGCAGCGATCGGGACTTTAGGATAGTAAGTGGACAATATTTTGTGGACCGGGATGGAACACTATTCAGCTACATTTTGGATTACCTCAGGACATCCCAGCTAACTTTGCCTTCAGACTTCTCAGATTATGAGAGACTTCAGAGGGAAGCAGAGTTCTACCAGATCCCATCCTTGGCTGAACAGTTGGGTCAGGAGAGCATCTATCGTCCCAGAATGGAAATCTTAGAAGTGCGCTTTTTGCTTCAGGAAACTCATGCATTTTTCCGCATCTTCTGTTCATGTAGCAGCACTGTTGAAGCTCTCGCTGATCGTATTGTAATGTACATAGAGCAACCGGTGGGAGTTCAAGGCTGGAACTTTCCATATGCCACGCAAAAACCATTGGCTCCGATACCTCTACAAAGACCGTCACATCATGACCTAGTGTTTCAATGTGGAACAGACTACTCAACAGGAGACCAATTTGGAGCCAG GTACGTCTCCATAAAACCAGATCAGAGGAAACTACTAAATGGAACCAACGTGCTTGGACTACTGCTGGACATCTTGCTCAAGGAAAGCTTCAGTCTGGTGAGCACCAGAGCAGTGGCAGCAGAGGAGAAAGTAGAGTGCTACACATTTGAGAGGAAGAAAAGGCCAGAAGTCCTAACCATCACAGAGAACCCCAAGCCAGAAAAAAATGTAACAATCCAAATGAAACAAGTTAAATCAAACAAAAAAAGATGA